From Cervus canadensis isolate Bull #8, Minnesota chromosome 28, ASM1932006v1, whole genome shotgun sequence, one genomic window encodes:
- the MRPL14 gene encoding 39S ribosomal protein L14, mitochondrial: MAFSSGLWGPCVHMSRAFSQRCFSTTGSLGAIQKMTRVRVVDNSALGNTPYHRPPRCIHVYNKKGVGKVGDRILLAIKGQKKKALIVGHRMPGPAMTPRFDSNNVVLIEDNGNPVGTRIKTPIPTSLRRREGEFSKVLAIAQNFV, from the exons ATGGCTTTCTCTAGCGGACTCTGGGGCCCCTGCGTCCACATGAGCAGAGCATTCAGCCAGCGCTGTTTCAG CACCACTGGCAGCCTTGGCGCAATTCAGAAGATGACGCGGGTGCGTGTGGTGGACAACAGCGCCCTGGGGAACACTCCTTACCATCGCCCTCCTCGCTGCATCCACGTCTATAACAAGAAAGGGGTGGGCAAGGTGGGCGACCGGATCCTGCTGGCCATCaaggggcagaagaagaaggCGCTCATCGTCGGGCACCGCATGCCTGGCCCCGCAATGACCCCCAGGTTTGACTCCAACAACGTGGTCCTCATCGAGGACAATGGGAACCCAGTGGGGACCCGAATCAAGACACCCATCCCCACCAGCCTCCGCCGGAGGGAAGGCGAGTTTTCCAAGGTCCTGGCCATCGCTCAGAACTTCGTGTGA